The window CTGTGCCCAACCGTCGGCAGGGTCGAGTGAGACGATGCGGCTGCGCACGTTCTCGAGCACCGTCAGCACGAGGCGGCGCTTCGTCCAGCTCCAGTCCTCGAGCACGGCCGTCGCTGTCGGAGTGAACACCGCGGTGAGCTCAGAGCCGTCTCCGTCGGTGACAGTCGCGAGCGGGCCGACCAGCAGCGTGCCGCCGGGATGTGCCACGCCTGCCACCGTCCAGTCCGTGGTCGTGCGCACCGCGATCAGGTCGCCGTGCACGTTCGTATACGCGTCGTCGGGCACCGCGAGCCGGACCGGGTTCGGGTGATCCGCCGTCCAGACGAAGCTCTCCTGATGAAAGAAGTCGTGCGCGATCGACGAGATGGCGGTGACGTCATCGCCGGTGCGGTCGACGCCGACGAAGACGGCGACGTCGCTCGGCTGGGCTTCGATGACGGGGGATGCCGCGGCCAGATCTGTCCCGCGCCGCCACACGCGTGCGGTGCGGGGGTAGCCGGAGTCGGTCTGCGCCCCACCCTCGAGGGCGGTTCCCACCAGCAGTGTGTCGGGATCGAGCCAGGCGCTGTGCGACTTGTCGGCGGCCAGCGCGAATCCGTCGTCGACGAAGCGTGCCGCGGCCAGGTCGAACTCACGTGCCACATGCGCATCGCCGCCGTCGGGGCTCAGCTGTACCAGGGCGCGCTGCGTGCCACGCGGTCCGTGCACGGCGCCGGCGAATGCCCACGGGGTGCCCTCGTCGCGGCCGAGCGCGTCGATGTCGAGCAGCACCTGCCATTCGGGCGTGCCAGTCAAGAACGAGGTGTGGCTCGCCCGCCGCCAGAGACCGCGCGGGTTGGCGGCATCCCGCCACAGGTCATACATCCACTCGCCGTGCCGGCTCGGCACGACGATGCGATCGGGATCGTCGAGGATGCCGCGCAGCCGCCGCGCGAGCGCGGGATCGCTGTACGCGGCTTCGGTTTCGGCGGTGCGCTCGCGCGCCCAGGCCAGGGCTTTCTCGTCGCGGATGTCTTCGAGCCAGAGGTGCGGGTCGTCATTGAGGGGATCTGCCACTCGGCAAGCCTAGACGGGGCCGCGTCGACCGGCGGCGACGTAGCCTGGACGGATGAGCGCATACGTCTCGGCGTTCGAGCTGTTCTCCATCGGTGTGGGACCCTCGAGCTCGCACACGGTCGGCCCCATGAGGGCGGCCCGTGACTTCGCCGCGCGGCTGACCGCCGCCGACATCCATCCCGCCCGTGTCACGTGCACGCTGTTCGGCTCGCTCGGCGCCACCGGCCTGGGCCACGGCACCCCTGACGCGGTGGTCGCCGGCCTGCGCGGCGACGAGCCCGAGACTGTCGACCCGGCTGCGGTGCGCGGCGCGTGGACTGCGTGGCCAGAAGGCGCGCGGTTGCGCGTCGACGGCGTGCACGAGGTGGCATTCGCCAAGGACGACGTCGTCTTCGCCCCGCGCACGCGCCTGCCCGGCCACCCGAACGCGCTGACGCTGACGGCGCTGGGCAGCGACGGTACGCCACTGGCCGAGCAGACGTATTACTCGGTCGGAGGCGGATTCATCCGGCGCGAGGGCGATCTCGCGGCCGCGGCATCCCGGCCCTTTCCCTACTCCTTCGATTCGGCCGCCGAACTTCTCGCACTGGCCGATGAGCATCATCTGACCATCGCCGAGGTCGCCCGGGCCAACGAGCAGGCGCTGCGCGACGAAGTCGACGTCGCCGCCTCGCTCGACGCTATCTGGGACGCCATGGCCGGCAGCGTCGAGGCGGGCCTGCATACCGACGGCGTGCTGCCGGGCGTGCTGAAGGTCAAGCGTCGCGCGAGCGACATCCGCGCGCAACTCGAGGCAGCGCAGGCCGACGGCGGCCGCGAACTGCCGGGGGAGTGGCTGGGTGCCTTCGCGCTCGCCGTCAACGAAGAGAACGCCGCCGGCGGGCGCGTCGTCACCGCACCCACGAACGGCGCCGCCGGCATCGTGCCGGCCGTGGGTATGTACTGGTGGCGGTTCCTGGCCGATTCCGGCCTCGGTGTCGCAGGCGCCGTCACCCCGCACGGCGAACTCGCCGGCAGCGCACTGCTCGGCTTCGGCGAAGAAGAGGGGGATGCCGCGGCCCGGACCCTCGACGACGCCGGCATCGCCGAGGCAAATCGTCGCCGCGGCATCCGTCGTTATCTGCTCACCGCGACCGCTCTCGGCTCGCTGTTCAAGGCCAATGCGTCGATCTCGGGCGCCGAGGGTGGCTGCCAGGCCGAAGTCGGATCGGCCTGTGCCATGGCGGCCGCGGGGCTGACCGCGGTCATGGGCGGCACGAACCGCCAGATCGAGAACGCGGCCGAGATAGCGATGGAGCACCATCTGGGTCTGACCTGCGACCCGGTGGCCGGGCTCGTGCAGATACCGTGCATCGAGCGTAACGCCATCGCCGCGGCCACCGCCGTCACCGCCGCACGACTCGCCCTGCGCGGCGACGGCTCGCACTATGTGCCGCTGGACACGGTTGTGGAGACCATGCGCCAGACCGGCATCGACATGTCGACGAAGTACAAGGAGACCAGCGAGGGCGGGCTGGCCGTGAACGTCGTCGAGTGCTGAAGGCGTAGGATTGCCGGAACCCGAATACCGGTCAGTTTCTGCGAGGATGCCGATGGCCCCCGACCCCGCGACGCCTGTGCGCGTCGCCTCCGCTCCCGCGCGACCGCGCGCGCCGTTCTCGGCCCGATCGTGGCTCGTGGTCGTTAACGCAGCCGCGAGAGGTGGCAGGCGGCGTTCGAGCGCCTGCACGAGCGCGAGATGGCGCCGGCCGCGCGCAGGGGGGTCGCGGCGCTCGTGTACACGCAGCTGGCCGACGTCGAAGACGAGGTCAATGGCCTGGTCACCTATGACCGGCGCTTTGTGAAGGCCGACGAGAGCGCACCCGGGGCATGAACGATGCGCTGCGGGCGGCCGCCGCCGAGTCGGGTGGGCACCCGAGCCACGAACAGCTCGAGTGGGACTATGACCCGGCCGACTGGATGAAGCCCTGGCGCATCCACGGCGGCGGGCTCGAGGCATCCTTCACCCCCTTCTATGACAAGCGATCGCGCACGAACCTGCTCGTGCTGGCCTCGCGCACCGATCAGTGCTTCGGTACGTGGGCGGGCACCTTCACGACCGATGCGGGGGAGCAGATCGTCTTCGACGGGATCGAGGGATGGGCCGAAGACGTGCACAACCGGTGGTGAGTCCTAGATGAGTGAGTCCGATTGTCTTTAGTGGTCGTAGGCGATGAGGGATCTCTTTGAGGGTGCGCCTGTGAGCCAGTTGTGCCAGATGCCGGCGGCGAGGGCGAGTAGGCGGGCCGCGACGCGGGAGTAGACGCCGGCGACGGTTCGGCCGCCGTGTTCTTCGAGTGTGAGCTGGCCCTTCAATGTGTCGAACACGGACTCGACCCATTGCCGGATGCCGCCGAGTTTCCCGAAACGTTTGTGCTCGTCCTTGCGGTCTGGACGGATCAGGTGAGCGCCCAGCTCCTCGGTGACGAACGTCTCAAACTGGCGGCCGGCGAAGCCCTTGTCGCCGACGATCACCTGCCCGGGTGCGATCAGGTGCCGATCGTGACGCAGCAGCTGCTCGGTGACTTCTCGCTCTCCGATCTTCGGGTTGGCCAGCCCCCAGATGATCGGCATCCCCTCTGGCGTGCAGATCAGGTAGAGCCGGAATCCCCAGAAGAACCGGGAGTGGGAGGCGCAGTACCCGTAGCCGGCATGCCCGGCCAGATCGGAGCGTTTCACTGTCTCCCGGGACTTGCCGCAAGGGACCGGTGTGGAATCGACAAGCCGGGTCACCTCACCGAAGGTAGGGGTATCGCGGGCCAGCTCGGTGATCACAGCGGAGAGCAGTCCGGTCGCCTGACGGACGCGTTTGCCCCACCCGGACTGGGCGGGCAGGTTCGGGAACATGCCCCGCAGGTGTGCGCGGGCGTAACGGATCCACTTCCTGTCGGACGCGATGCCCAGCAGGTGCTGCGCGACCAGTAGACACAGCAACTCGACATCGTTGAGCGCGGGCTTACGACCCGGCCGGTGGTCCCTGGTGAACCCGAGCGCCGGGAGAATCCGGTCATCGAGGTGCACGTAGAGTGTGACAAGGAGGGTGTTGAGCTCGGTTTTCACACATTGGGGTTAACACCCTCCGCCCCTCGTTAACAGCGCCCACGCCGATCAACGACGATCAACGACGATCAACGACGATCAACGACGATCAGCCAATAGGACTCACTCATCTAGGCTGAAGCCATGTCCGAGGTCCGTGCCACCAAGCGCCGCCGCGGCAGACCCCGCGGCGGGGCCGGCGACACCCGCGAGCGCATTCTGTCGGCTGCGACCGCCGAGTTCGCCGAAGCCGGCTATGACGGCGCCACGATGCGCGCCATCGCCGCCCGTGCCGATGTCGACGCCGCGCTCGTGCACCACTACTTCGGCACCAAGGCCGACCTGTTCGGGGCCACCATCGACACGCCGATCCGCCCCGATATCGCCATCCGCACGCTGCTGAACGGGCCGCTGGAGGACTTGGGTGAGCGCATCGTCCGCTTCGTGCTGGACTCGTGGGAACAGGCGGATGTGCGCCGACGCGGTCTCGTTCTGCTGCGTGCGGGGCTGTCGAGCCGCGCCACCGCGCCGGTGCTGGCCGGCTTCCTCGCCCGCGAGCTGCTCGAGCGCATCGCCGACCGGGTGGGCACACCGGATGCCGCGCTGCGCGCATCGCTGGCGGCATCCCAGATCGCGGGCCTGCTCGTGACCCGTTACATCCTGCGGCTGCCCGCGATGCGCGCCGCGTCGGTCGACGACCTGGTCGCGTGGCTGGCGCCGACCGTGCAGCGGTATCTCACCGGCGATCAGACGCCCTCGTAGTCGGGCAGCGTGAAGCCGTCGTCGCTCAGGAACGCTCCGGTGCGCCCCGACAGCCACGGAATAGCCATGAGCCGCATCACGAGATTGCGCATCGTCAGGGCCCGCCGCGTGCGCGGCGCGAAGAAGCTTCGGAACCGCAGCGCGCTGCGCTGCTTGGTCTCGATGAACGGCCGAAGACGCTGCTCATAGGCAGCCAGAGCCGCGGGGATGTCGTCGGGCCGTCGCGCCAGTTCGCCGGCCAGGACGTACGCCTCCACCATCGCCAGGCCGGTGCCCTCGCCTGCCAGCAGCGAGACGCAGGCTGCGGCATCCCCCACCAGCACGACGCGGCCGCGGCTCCATGCGTCGATCCGGATCTGACTGACCCGGTCACCGTAGAAGTCGGATGCCGCGTCCATGCCGTCCAGCAGCGCCGGCACCTCCCACCCCATGTCGCCGAAGCCGTCGCGCCGTCGTCCGCACCGGCGACGTCGACGATCGACGTGCCGTAGCGGATGGGCACGTCGGCACAGGCATCCAGCAGCGCCGCCGACAGATCACTGCGTGCGATGCTCACGAACCGATCGTGCACGGCCCTGCGCATCGGTTCGACCGGCGCGGTGGCGATGCGGTGGCCATGCGCGTCGACGGCGGCGAGTTCGTCGACGACGTAGCCGCGCTCGCGCACCTCGCCGATGATCCCCATGCGTTCGGCGAGGTCGTAACCCAACCCCCAGAAGTCGATGACGTACCCGTCGGTGCGGCGGTGCGGCGCCCGCTCGAAGATCACCGGCTCGTGTCCGTATCGGCGTAGCCAGTAAGCGACGGCAGGCCCTGCCACGCCGCCGCCGTTGATAGCGATCCGCATCGTCGCCCCCGCATCTGCGGTTGACGCTACCACCGCCAGGACGCATAATTCATCACATGGTGAATAATGCCGTCGAGATCCGCGGGCTGCACGTGCGGCGCGGAGCGACGACCGTCTTCGATGGCCTCGACCTCGACCTGCCAGCCGGCGTCGTGACCGGACTGCTGGGGCCATCGGGTGGCGGCAAGACCACGCTCATGCGCTCGATCGTCGGAGTGCAGAAGACGGATGCCGGAACCGTGACGGTGCTCGGTGAGCCGGCCGGTTCGCGCGCGCTGCGCCGCCGCGTCGCCTACGACACGCAGGATGCCTCGGTGTACGACGACCTCACCGTGTCACAGAACCTGCGGTATTTCGCCCGGGCGCTGGGCCTGGCGCGCTCCGAGGTCGACCGGGTGATCGACGAGGTCGGGCTGCCGCCCCAGGCCGGCCAGCTGATCTCGTCGCTGTCGGGCGGGCAGCGCGGTCGGGTTTCTTTGGCCACCGCGATGCTCGGCCGCCCTGATCTTCTCGTACTCGACGAGCCCACCGTGGGACTCGACCCCGTGCTGCGCGAGAGCCTGTGGCAGGTGTTCCGTGCGCTGGCCGCCGACGGGGCGACGCTTCTCATTTCCAGTCACGTGATGGACGAAGCCCTGCGGTGCGACGAGATAGTGCTGGTTCACGCGGGGCGGGTGCTCGCACAGACGACGCCGCAGGAACTGCTGGAGCGGACCGGGTCAGAAGACCCCGACAGGGCATTCCTGAAGCTCATCGAAGACGAGCGGAAGCAGCATCCACCCCTGCGACGCGAAGGGAGCGGATCATGAACCCCGCCCGCACCTTCGCCACCGCGGGGCGCGTGCTGCGCCAGCTCGGCCATGATCCGCGCTCGATCGTGCTGATGCTGGTGGCGCCGAGCCTGCTGGTGGGGTTGTTCGCCTGGCTGTTCAGCGACCAGGAGGGCGTCTTCGACACCTTCGGCGCGCCGATTCTCGCGCTGTTCCCGTTCATCGTGATGTTCGTCATCACCTCGGTCACCACGCTGCGCGAGCGTCGGTCGGGGACTCTGGAACGACTGCTGACCACTCCGATCGGCAAGGGCGACGTCATCGTCGGATACGCGCTCGCGTTCGGACTCATGGCGGTGCTGCAGGCGGTGATCACCGTGGTGTTCGCCGTCGTCGTGTGCGGCCTTCAGGTCGAGGGGGAGACATGGCAGCTGGGTGTGGTCGCGATCGTGGACGCGCTGGCGGGGACCTCGCTGGGACTGCTGGCCAGCGCCTTCGCGCGTACGGAGTTCCAGGCCGTGCAGTTCATGCCGCTGCTGGTGTTCCCGCAGATCATCCTGGGCGGGCTGTTCCTGCCGCGCGATCAGATGCCCGACGTGCTGCACGTCATCTCGGACTGGCTGCCGCTGAGCTACGCCATCGACGCGATAAAGGCCGTGACCGGTGGCGACGAGCAGTGGGACGTGTGGCGGCCGCTGCTGATAGTGCTCGCCTTCACGGTCGGCTTCCTCGTGCTCGCCTCGCTCACGCTGCGGCGGCGCACGCGCTGATCACGCCTGTTCGTGCCCGGTGATCATTCGACGCTCGGGCCGCGCAGCTTCTCGGTCAGCCGCTTCAGTTCGGCCAATTCGGCATCGTCGAGCGGCATCATCTTCTCGGCGATGCCGCGGGCGTGGGTGATGGCCAGCGCACGAAACCGAGACGCCCCCTCAGGTGTCGCGCGCACGAGCGCACCGCGTCCATCATCGGGATCGGCGCACTTGGACAGCAGACCGCGGGCGACCATCTTCTCCACCAGCCGTGAGACACTCGGCTGGCTGATCAGCATGTTCGCCGTGACATCCCGCAATCGCGCCGTCATCTGCGGGGAGCGCGTGACTGTCAGCAGCACGTCGTACTCGGCCTGGTTCAGCGTTCCCTCGTCGAAATCGGAACTTATCTGCGCGAAGATCTCATGCTGCGCCCGGAATAGGCTCTCCCACGCGGCGACAGCCAGGCGACGGTCGGTCATCGCTCCAGCGTATCGGGACCACATAGGCTGACAGGGATGCCTCGATTCGTCCGCTCTCTTCTGGCCGTGGCCACGGTGGCCGCGGCATCCCTTTTCTTGGTCGTTCCCGCTGCCTCGGCATCGGCGACACCCCTTGCGATCGGCCCCGTCGCCGGCGACGTCGACGACTTCACGTTTGCGAGCCTCGACGCCGACTACACACTCGGTCGCGACGACGACGGCACCAGCACGCTGACGGTCGTCGAGACATTCGTCGCCGAGTTCCCCGACTCCGACCAGAACCACGGGATGCGCCGGCAGATCCCCGACACCTACAACGGGCAGCCGCTGAATCTGCACCTGGTGTCGGTGACCGACGAGAACGGCGACCCTCGCCCGGCCGAAACCGATGACGACGACGGCACCTTCACCATCACCTCGCGAGCCGACCACTACTTGCACGGGCTGCAGACGTTCGTGTTCACCTACACCGCACGGCATGTGACCTGGCATTTTCCCGACACCGGCGACGACGAGTTCTACTGGGACGTCAACGGAACCGGCTGGCCGCAGCCCTTCGGCGCGGTGACAGCGACGCTGCACGTGCCCGCCGCGCTCGCCGGGGACCTCACCGGGCAGCAGTCCTGCTATCAGGGGGTGTACGGGGCGACGACGTCGTGCGAGATCTCCACCACCATCGACGCTGACGGATCGGCGACCGTGCACGCCGCAGTGCGAGACATCGCCGCCGAAGAGAACATGTCGATGGCGGTCGGCTTCACGGCCGGCACCTTCACCCCCTTCGACGCTTCTCCGCTGGCCTCCCCGTGGGGCTGGATCCAGGGCGTCGGCCTGCTCGGTGTGATCGGCGGT is drawn from Microbacterium protaetiae and contains these coding sequences:
- a CDS encoding L-serine ammonia-lyase, iron-sulfur-dependent, subunit alpha; this encodes MSAYVSAFELFSIGVGPSSSHTVGPMRAARDFAARLTAADIHPARVTCTLFGSLGATGLGHGTPDAVVAGLRGDEPETVDPAAVRGAWTAWPEGARLRVDGVHEVAFAKDDVVFAPRTRLPGHPNALTLTALGSDGTPLAEQTYYSVGGGFIRREGDLAAAASRPFPYSFDSAAELLALADEHHLTIAEVARANEQALRDEVDVAASLDAIWDAMAGSVEAGLHTDGVLPGVLKVKRRASDIRAQLEAAQADGGRELPGEWLGAFALAVNEENAAGGRVVTAPTNGAAGIVPAVGMYWWRFLADSGLGVAGAVTPHGELAGSALLGFGEEEGDAAARTLDDAGIAEANRRRGIRRYLLTATALGSLFKANASISGAEGGCQAEVGSACAMAAAGLTAVMGGTNRQIENAAEIAMEHHLGLTCDPVAGLVQIPCIERNAIAAATAVTAARLALRGDGSHYVPLDTVVETMRQTGIDMSTKYKETSEGGLAVNVVEC
- a CDS encoding IS982 family transposase — translated: MKTELNTLLVTLYVHLDDRILPALGFTRDHRPGRKPALNDVELLCLLVAQHLLGIASDRKWIRYARAHLRGMFPNLPAQSGWGKRVRQATGLLSAVITELARDTPTFGEVTRLVDSTPVPCGKSRETVKRSDLAGHAGYGYCASHSRFFWGFRLYLICTPEGMPIIWGLANPKIGEREVTEQLLRHDRHLIAPGQVIVGDKGFAGRQFETFVTEELGAHLIRPDRKDEHKRFGKLGGIRQWVESVFDTLKGQLTLEEHGGRTVAGVYSRVAARLLALAAGIWHNWLTGAPSKRSLIAYDH
- a CDS encoding prolyl oligopeptidase family serine peptidase; translation: MADPLNDDPHLWLEDIRDEKALAWARERTAETEAAYSDPALARRLRGILDDPDRIVVPSRHGEWMYDLWRDAANPRGLWRRASHTSFLTGTPEWQVLLDIDALGRDEGTPWAFAGAVHGPRGTQRALVQLSPDGGDAHVAREFDLAAARFVDDGFALAADKSHSAWLDPDTLLVGTALEGGAQTDSGYPRTARVWRRGTDLAAASPVIEAQPSDVAVFVGVDRTGDDVTAISSIAHDFFHQESFVWTADHPNPVRLAVPDDAYTNVHGDLIAVRTTTDWTVAGVAHPGGTLLVGPLATVTDGDGSELTAVFTPTATAVLEDWSWTKRRLVLTVLENVRSRIVSLDPADGWAQTDIDTGIESSDILTVDVVAADADEDDELWLFARGFLTPQTLIVTDAAAPAPSVVDQAPAVFDADGLVTTQHWAVSADGTRIPYFQIGRREIDGPAPVILSGYGGFEVSRLAEYATIQGPAWLEAGGVYVVANIRGGGEFGPAWHLAALRENRHRAYEDFVAVARDLVARQVTTAERIGCHGGSNGGLLVGNMLTQFPDDFGAVVCGVPLLDMRRYTRLSAGASWIAEYGDPDDPADWEFIRTFSPYHLIDPDRAYPPSLFYAATSDDRVGPVQARKMVARLTDETDAEVHYLEQDEGGHAASIDNGAKAALQATIHTFLTDALVRRVSPVRAAS
- a CDS encoding DUF2804 domain-containing protein; its protein translation is MNDALRAAAAESGGHPSHEQLEWDYDPADWMKPWRIHGGGLEASFTPFYDKRSRTNLLVLASRTDQCFGTWAGTFTTDAGEQIVFDGIEGWAEDVHNRW
- a CDS encoding TetR family transcriptional regulator, which encodes MSEVRATKRRRGRPRGGAGDTRERILSAATAEFAEAGYDGATMRAIAARADVDAALVHHYFGTKADLFGATIDTPIRPDIAIRTLLNGPLEDLGERIVRFVLDSWEQADVRRRGLVLLRAGLSSRATAPVLAGFLARELLERIADRVGTPDAALRASLAASQIAGLLVTRYILRLPAMRAASVDDLVAWLAPTVQRYLTGDQTPS
- a CDS encoding ABC transporter ATP-binding protein, with product MVNNAVEIRGLHVRRGATTVFDGLDLDLPAGVVTGLLGPSGGGKTTLMRSIVGVQKTDAGTVTVLGEPAGSRALRRRVAYDTQDASVYDDLTVSQNLRYFARALGLARSEVDRVIDEVGLPPQAGQLISSLSGGQRGRVSLATAMLGRPDLLVLDEPTVGLDPVLRESLWQVFRALAADGATLLISSHVMDEALRCDEIVLVHAGRVLAQTTPQELLERTGSEDPDRAFLKLIEDERKQHPPLRREGSGS
- a CDS encoding MarR family winged helix-turn-helix transcriptional regulator, which produces MTDRRLAVAAWESLFRAQHEIFAQISSDFDEGTLNQAEYDVLLTVTRSPQMTARLRDVTANMLISQPSVSRLVEKMVARGLLSKCADPDDGRGALVRATPEGASRFRALAITHARGIAEKMMPLDDAELAELKRLTEKLRGPSVE
- a CDS encoding FAD-dependent monooxygenase, with amino-acid sequence MPALLDGMDAASDFYGDRVSQIRIDAWSRGRVVLVGDAAACVSLLAGEGTGLAMVEAYVLAGELARRPDDIPAALAAYEQRLRPFIETKQRSALRFRSFFAPRTRRALTMRNLVMRLMAIPWLSGRTGAFLSDDGFTLPDYEGV
- a CDS encoding ABC transporter permease, giving the protein MNPARTFATAGRVLRQLGHDPRSIVLMLVAPSLLVGLFAWLFSDQEGVFDTFGAPILALFPFIVMFVITSVTTLRERRSGTLERLLTTPIGKGDVIVGYALAFGLMAVLQAVITVVFAVVVCGLQVEGETWQLGVVAIVDALAGTSLGLLASAFARTEFQAVQFMPLLVFPQIILGGLFLPRDQMPDVLHVISDWLPLSYAIDAIKAVTGGDEQWDVWRPLLIVLAFTVGFLVLASLTLRRRTR